One segment of Deinococcus metalli DNA contains the following:
- a CDS encoding ABC transporter permease, producing MTDVRPAARAGRRAWWWPALGAASLLLAWAGLSWALGPDTFPGVGATLDFLAREVRRGAIWGHVGITLWRVLAAFALALAAGIPLGVALGRVPALAAFAAPWLAVGLTLPRILILLAAYLILGLNERAIILSIALILLPTVAVQVREGVRGLDPRLAQMARSFRVSPAATLRAVTLPQLAPTLLGTARVTLSLAWKMVVFGEVFGRTSGVGYMIAFYFQQFEMRGILAYGVVMTVVLSALDGVLAVVSTRAAAWQASAPRPAGEP from the coding sequence TTGACCGACGTCCGCCCCGCCGCGCGCGCGGGCCGGCGGGCGTGGTGGTGGCCCGCGCTGGGCGCGGCGTCGCTGCTGCTCGCGTGGGCGGGGCTGTCGTGGGCGCTGGGACCGGACACCTTTCCCGGCGTGGGCGCCACGCTGGACTTCCTGGCGCGCGAGGTGCGGCGCGGCGCGATCTGGGGCCACGTGGGGATCACGCTGTGGCGCGTGCTGGCGGCCTTTGCGCTGGCGCTGGCGGCCGGTATCCCGCTCGGCGTGGCGCTGGGCCGCGTGCCCGCCCTGGCCGCCTTCGCCGCGCCGTGGCTGGCGGTGGGCCTGACCCTGCCGCGCATCCTGATCCTGCTCGCCGCGTACCTGATCCTGGGCCTGAACGAGCGGGCCATCATCCTGAGCATCGCGCTGATCCTGCTGCCCACGGTGGCCGTGCAGGTGCGCGAGGGCGTGCGCGGTCTCGACCCGCGGCTGGCGCAGATGGCGCGGTCGTTCCGCGTGAGTCCGGCCGCGACGCTGCGCGCGGTCACGCTGCCGCAGCTGGCGCCCACGCTGCTCGGCACCGCGCGCGTCACGCTGTCGCTGGCGTGGAAGATGGTGGTGTTCGGGGAGGTCTTCGGCCGCACCAGCGGCGTGGGCTACATGATCGCGTTCTATTTCCAGCAGTTCGAGATGCGCGGCATCCTCGCCTACGGCGTGGTCATGACCGTCGTCCTGTCGGCGCTGGACGGCGTGCTCGCCGTGGTCAGCACCCGCGCCGCCGCGTGGCAGGCCAGCGCGCCCCGCCCGGCGGGAGAGCCGTGA
- a CDS encoding ABC transporter ATP-binding protein, with protein sequence MSGLAVTFEDVGVSYAQSGGVREVLRGVSAHVPPGGIAALLGRSGSGKSTLLNLAAGLSAPTRGRVVMGAPPRVGYVFQDARLLPWLTLRENLALVCPPEYQADIPATLALVGLEGREHDRPGQLSLGMAQRAAVARALVIRPDLLLLDEPCGALDELTAAELRAELGNLLRRRPATTLLVTHHPGEAVQLADRVLVLGGTPTRVAGTLDIDLPRPRDPDDPATLPLLRAVRELLRRADLPTGGPA encoded by the coding sequence GTGAGCGGCCTCGCGGTGACCTTCGAGGACGTCGGCGTGAGCTACGCGCAGTCCGGCGGCGTGCGCGAGGTGCTGCGCGGCGTGAGCGCCCACGTGCCGCCCGGCGGTATCGCGGCCCTGCTGGGCCGCAGCGGCAGCGGCAAGAGCACCCTGCTGAATCTCGCGGCGGGCCTGAGCGCCCCCACGCGCGGCCGGGTCGTCATGGGCGCTCCGCCCCGCGTGGGCTACGTGTTCCAGGACGCCCGGCTGCTGCCGTGGCTGACGCTGCGCGAGAACCTCGCGCTGGTGTGCCCGCCTGAATATCAAGCCGACATCCCCGCCACGCTGGCCCTGGTCGGCCTGGAGGGGCGCGAGCACGACCGGCCCGGGCAGCTGTCGCTGGGCATGGCGCAGCGCGCGGCGGTGGCGCGGGCGCTGGTGATCCGCCCCGACCTGCTGCTGCTCGACGAACCCTGCGGCGCGCTGGACGAGCTCACGGCCGCGGAACTGCGCGCGGAACTCGGTAACCTGCTGCGCCGCCGCCCGGCCACCACCCTGCTCGTCACGCACCACCCCGGAGAGGCGGTGCAGCTCGCGGACCGGGTGCTCGTGCTGGGCGGCACGCCCACCCGCGTGGCGGGCACGCTGGACATCGACCTGCCGCGCCCCCGCGACCCGGACGACCCGGCGACCCTGCCGCTGCTCCGGGCCGTGCGCGAGTTGCTGCGGCGCGCCGACCTGCCCACTGGCGGCCCGGCGTGA
- a CDS encoding AAA family ATPase yields the protein MTEMPATLPASSTASPGDHLGRLDALLAALHRARTAVSAVVVGQERVVDQVLVALLSGGHVLLEGAPGMGKTLLVRTIADAFGLQLGRVQFTPDLMPADITGTLVLAPQEGGGSVLQFMPGPIFAQLLLADEVNRATPKTQSALLEAMQEGTVTVAGTVRPLPRPFFVLATQNPIEQEGTYLLPEAQMDRFFFRVDVPFPDAGTLERIVAQTTGLHAERAPQCLTPDDLLDAQRIVRALPVSPDVVQAVSRVVVSTQPSRPESGAEVRRYVRFGVSPRGAQTLVLAAKAQAMLGGRAHVAPEDIRAVLLPALRHRLQLNFEGVADGIDRDALLLRLLDAQGL from the coding sequence ATGACCGAGATGCCCGCCACCCTGCCCGCCAGCTCCACCGCCAGTCCCGGGGACCACCTGGGCCGCCTCGACGCGCTGCTCGCCGCCCTGCACCGCGCCCGCACGGCCGTCAGCGCCGTGGTGGTGGGCCAGGAGCGGGTGGTGGATCAGGTGCTGGTCGCGCTGCTGTCCGGCGGGCACGTGCTGCTGGAGGGCGCGCCCGGCATGGGCAAGACGCTGCTGGTGCGGACCATCGCGGACGCCTTCGGGTTGCAGCTCGGACGGGTGCAGTTCACGCCGGACCTGATGCCCGCCGACATCACCGGCACGCTGGTGCTCGCTCCGCAGGAGGGCGGCGGGAGCGTGCTGCAGTTCATGCCCGGCCCGATCTTCGCGCAGCTGCTGCTGGCCGACGAGGTGAACCGCGCCACGCCCAAGACCCAGTCGGCGCTCCTGGAGGCCATGCAGGAGGGCACCGTGACGGTCGCGGGCACGGTCCGGCCCCTGCCCCGGCCGTTCTTCGTGCTCGCCACCCAGAACCCCATCGAGCAGGAGGGCACGTACCTGCTGCCCGAAGCGCAGATGGACCGCTTCTTCTTCCGGGTGGACGTGCCGTTCCCGGACGCCGGCACGCTGGAGCGGATCGTGGCGCAGACGACCGGCCTGCACGCCGAGCGGGCCCCGCAGTGTCTCACGCCGGACGACCTGCTGGACGCCCAGCGGATCGTGCGCGCGCTGCCGGTGTCGCCGGACGTGGTGCAGGCAGTGTCGCGCGTGGTGGTGTCCACCCAGCCGAGCCGGCCGGAGAGCGGCGCGGAGGTGCGCCGCTACGTGCGCTTCGGCGTGTCGCCGCGCGGCGCGCAGACGCTGGTGCTGGCCGCCAAGGCGCAGGCCATGCTGGGCGGCCGCGCACACGTCGCCCCGGAGGACATCCGCGCCGTGCTGCTGCCCGCGCTGCGCCACCGCCTGCAACTGAACTTCGAGGGCGTGGCCGACGGCATCGACCGGGACGCCCTGCTGCTGCGGCTGCTGGACGCCCAGGGGCTGTAG
- a CDS encoding DUF58 domain-containing protein, translating into MQLPPAVQQELARRRLSTTGRARAQGGAGERPSRAKGAGLEFADHRPYTPGDDIRALDAQVTARLGVPVVREYVVHQQLPVLVVLDASASMATGTPAKFALAQQLAAALAYAGLSGGDSVQAVTFGAGVHSSGRMQGVNRSTELLGFLGRVRPEGGITLHDAVRHAAAAAPRGALVVLVGDFLADSDPQAVAHAHSRAQEVLAVQVLAPDELDPAPLGRGLTRLEEPEGHASVSVMLDDASLSAYRRALEDWNAALRAQLARHGGRLIQVRSDQAVQHLILREFLARGVIR; encoded by the coding sequence GTGCAGCTGCCCCCGGCCGTGCAGCAGGAACTCGCCCGCCGCCGCCTGAGCACGACCGGCCGCGCCCGCGCCCAGGGCGGCGCCGGCGAGCGGCCCTCGCGTGCCAAGGGCGCCGGGCTGGAGTTCGCGGATCACCGCCCCTACACGCCCGGCGACGACATCCGCGCGCTGGACGCGCAGGTCACGGCCCGCCTGGGCGTGCCCGTGGTGCGCGAGTACGTGGTCCACCAGCAGCTGCCGGTGCTGGTCGTACTGGATGCCAGCGCCAGCATGGCGACCGGCACGCCCGCCAAGTTCGCGCTCGCGCAGCAGCTCGCCGCCGCGCTGGCGTACGCGGGTCTGTCCGGTGGGGACAGCGTGCAGGCCGTGACCTTCGGCGCCGGGGTGCACAGCAGCGGGCGCATGCAGGGCGTGAACCGCAGCACGGAACTGCTGGGCTTCCTGGGCCGCGTCCGGCCGGAAGGCGGGATCACCCTGCACGATGCCGTGCGGCACGCGGCGGCGGCCGCGCCGCGCGGCGCCCTGGTCGTGCTGGTCGGGGACTTCCTGGCGGACAGCGATCCGCAGGCCGTCGCGCACGCGCACAGCCGTGCGCAGGAGGTGCTGGCCGTGCAGGTGCTCGCGCCGGACGAACTCGACCCCGCGCCGCTGGGCCGGGGCCTGACCCGCCTGGAGGAACCCGAGGGACACGCCAGCGTGAGCGTCATGCTGGACGACGCATCTCTGAGCGCGTACCGCCGCGCGCTGGAGGACTGGAACGCCGCGCTGCGCGCCCAGCTCGCCCGGCACGGCGGCCGCCTGATCCAGGTGCGCTCCGATCAGGCCGTGCAGCACCTGATCCTGCGCGAATTCCTCGCGCGCGGCGTGATCCGGTGA